The genomic interval attaaattttgaattaattatatatttttaagcatTTAATTAGCTCTATAATTATTGGAATGATTGaaggtataaaaataaatatagacatgtttatattatgatacataatttaaatcttttttttgggggggggggggggtgggcaGTATCTTGGTCGTCAACTCCCTACAATTGCTGCAGTAGCTTCTTCCTTACCACTTCAAGTACTCCCTATACTAGCTACGGAGTAGTACTCTACTGGTATCTGGATTCATcttcatgcatgcacgcatggATGTTAATTGCATGTAATACCTGCAGTATATGTCCTCCATCTCTCATAAAATATACCTGGTCATAGCATCCCAATACAATTTCATTATTAGCAAGAAAAGACAGATCGAGAATATTGGTGGATATCCATATAAGCGGTACCAAATGAAGGAAAAAACTAACCTTTTTTGGATTAAaggtaaaatattaattattttaagtaaattttatttaaactctataaatcggtttatttttatacttagCGAGTACAGTGAATTTGTGTGGACTCCATATGTTCGTGGTATGAGTGGGGTTTATATTTTCGTGAAGATATTTGAAACCGTCGTCTTACAGAACATGATTATCATAGTTTTTAATAGTTCTTCGTGATAATAATCATGGTTATTACGATAACCATGGTTTTCGCAAGGATAGCATCAGCGGTTTTGCAAACCCTGGGTACGAGTGCGTAGAGGATCTGGATAAACGTACGGACGGGCGGGGgaaaaggggagagagagtgagTGCAGCCGTGGGGCTGCTGCATGCCCGGAGAGGTGTTGCAAATAGAGCTGGGATTGACCGGCGCATGCCATGGATGAGCACATAATAATTTGATttcaccctctctctctggACCAACTGCTCGGCCGGCAAGCCGTGGCCTGTTCACGACGCACCCCTTTGGCCGACCCTGGACAAAACATCGACGGAGAAGACGCTGCATGCCCACTGTGCCATAAAACCCGTGACAAGCTATACACTGATCAGGGAGTCATCAGTATCAATAATGTGCCTGGATTGTTGCAGGAAGTTTTTTGGAGACGTGCGTGTGTATGTAGTATGCTGAAATCTGGAGATCAATACTCTTTCCAGAAAAGCTCTTACCACCAAGGATGGAATCATATAACTGTCTGGATAACGCCCTTGCCGTGGTAATCCCTGCAGTTGATGCAAGAAAGAACAATGGTTTAGCAATTTAGCATGTCCCTGACGATGGTAAGGCTACCTGACCTGCAGGGAGAAACTGTACATTTGTCATCTTAGCCCAATCAACAGTAGATCCAATTGTGTTTTtctgtctctctctttttttttccctcttgctggagatgagatgagatgcaAAGAGTAGTTGCAATGTGgtcatgcatgcagatgcaggggCAGAGCTGGTGGCATCATTGCACGGGggcagagagagaagggaagggGGATAGATACTACTGCACACTCCGGTTTGTTTCCCGCGCTGCCCCCACGAGCATGATGATTCTGTCTCCCCAATCTTTTCCTCTGATACTATTGTCTCAGTTTCACAATAAAAAGAGTTAGAGTTGGATATGGTATTACGAAGGgtgatgaaattaaatggaGAATAATATGATTGGTTAAGAAGATAGCACATGAAAAACTCTGACGcctattttttcacttatgtcTTCTCTTacagagcaattttaccatttttaaaaagttatcaGGAGATACAatcattttctatgtaaaatttggtttcttttgatactttagatactagaaggtacatCCTTAAGGAGAAAATGCCctcttataagataaaattagaaattttaaacttatatttggagttaattttaagttttttcgccgaagtttattttccagtcataacaatacgtatataaaagttttattcacaaattattttttatttgtaactaTGTCACCAAGCAATCACCTCCTCCAGCGACACAAATTTATGATTGATAAAAAGagattatatatgtacaacttattatatttcataataaATTCTAAtggtagaagtcatattttagtACGAAAGGAGAGCTGAGGTAGAAAAGGGTCCGGATGAGCTAGTAGTAGCTAGCAAGCTTGACTGGCTGGCCCCATGGAATGGAATAATATGTTTGTGTTGTGCGCGTGTTTTTCTCcctcgtcatcatcatcattccCCTGCCCCTGCACGGCCTCGGCTACGCTACAAAGAGAGTGAAGAGACTCTCTACTGAGAAATTGCACGCatcacgcatgcatgcatgcacatgcacaATCATCTTGTCCTGCCCCTCACCCTCTGCGTCCTTTGCCTCCCTCGCCGCAAGCAGCTACCGCGTCCTTCTCTGATTGCAACGGGACACCGCCCCCGCCGTggccgtcgtcggcgaggcTGGCACGTCTCGTGTCGCCGCCTGCGCTGCTCCATGGCAAAGGACGGGGGAACCTGAGATGCCGGCATTGCCAACTTGGAAGAATCCAATGTCCTTGTCAACAGCAACGGGAGGAGAATTTGTAACCACATAAACTAGGAGGGAGATGTTCATGGTTTTGATTCCCATATGAGTATCATAGTCTCTTCCCTTTTTAGAGTCACCAGTCATCGATGCAAGCGGCACGGATGATTTGTCTGTCCTTTTCAGTTGGTGATCCAAGTAGACAAATAGGTTGGGAGTATAAAGCATATCGTTTGGGCTTCTAAATCCCTATACTATGTACTTTGGCCCTAAGCAAGCAAAAGTAATCAGATCCCATTATCTGATTAAGCAACAGCGATGGCTACAGTTCCTTTGCTACACACAGTAATGACACAGCATAGAAAAGGATGCAGCATATATAGCTTACGCGATGATATGTTACTGGTTGTAGCTGGATTTGTCTACTGAATGACAGTAGGCCTTCATACATGTGCAGAGTCCATACATTGCATTCAAAACTTCAAGGCGTCATTTCAGTCATCGAGTATAAACAGGCAGTTCCTTATTTCATATTGAAACTTTAAGATGGTCGCCAAAGGAGAAAAggcgaagaggaagaagacaacAGTTAACTTTATGCTAAATTCAAATAGATGTTTGGTTCATAGAACTAACACCCATGATCCTCGCACAATGTCCTTCGTGCAGTCATAACCAGCCCTGTGCATCCAAAAGGAATCTAATTGGTCAATATAACTGATAAATATGTGCTacatataaaagaaaagaaaaggtggaGCTTCCAGACAGTGTCATCAGCGAAGGAACAAAACAGATCAGAAATTGTACCAGAGGAAACAGAATAGAGCAGCATCCCATTTACTGACCCAGGTtaaggagaaaacaaaggaTGCACAGAGTAAACACTATGCGAGCCACATGCCAATCTGATAGGGAAGAAATTGCTGTCcccaaactaaaccatctggCACATCCCAACGGTTATGACATCAAAAGGTTACAGTGATGCATTCAAATGGGGGAGAAACCTCCAAAGAGAACATATCATCAAAGGCATGAGGACTAGTTGCAGACTTGCAGCATCTAAGATGGTATGAAGTTCTATGGCACTCAAAAGTTGTACCAAGAGAGTGAGCAACACCAGCAATACAATGACTGTTACTGCAGAGTATAAAGACCAGCCCAATATGCCAGAAATAAACAGCCTAAAGGTACAGAATGATTTCATCACCTAATGGAAAGTCAAAAAGATTGAAAATGCCAACACGATTAATGTCTGTGTCATGATTTATAACTCTGAAGATAAAGTACTCCATACACAATAAGTGCAGGGAATCAATAGCAGTTACTATTAGCAGAAGAAACAAAGCTCCGCCAGCCAAAGTATACTATCTGTACCTTTCTCATTATTATGTCACATGCTGCAAACAGAGCTATCAAAGAACAgagtagataaaaagaaatgatTTGCAGTCAACAGTTCCTTAAATATTATCACATTTAATATGTTTTCACGAGGATGAGAAAAGGACGTGATGCTTAGGAGGTGCACATGGAAAAACTGAAGAATGACAAGAtagtttacatatttgcaacATTATGTCCAAGCTAGATACCCCTATATCTTGTTATCTTTTGATGGTTGCTTGCGTGAATCAGCCTGGTCAGTCATGTTAAAGGATCTTCCATATCAAAGTGAAGGCAAGTCAATAGACCTATAAATCCAGTACTTACTCCACGAATTGGTATCACTGTTCACCAGTATTTGTTCAATTCCAGAACTGTATTTTGACATCAAAATTGCGTGTACTGGTGAGTAGTGACACTACTTCTGTTTGTATGTTAAAAACACTACTTCTGTTTGCATGTTAAAAACTTCAAACGATGGCCACCTAAACTTTTAGATTGCATAAGCACCAAtttcaactaaataaaatcatttcagGAGTTTGGTAAGAATTTCTCAATCTCCATTTCTAAGACACTAATACGAAAGCAATCAAATCACGTATACGGAACAACCATCAGCTGTCAAGGCAACACTCAGTAAATGAGAACAAGAACAGGGGAAATCATATGCTAAAGCAAATAAAGCACATAACTGGTTAGATATGATGCATTGAATGAGAGGACTTTATTCTCAAATAAGAGAGGTAAACAACCAGGTCCTGTTCTGTAAAAAAGATACGGATACCCCATCAATATCAACCCAGAGGGGTTAATTTCAAACAAActtttactacctccgtcccataatttAAGGGATTTTAGCAATGCAAATGCGCAGCCAAAaatgtcttatattttgggacagaggtagtagctCGTAAGAGAAAGGATAAAGGGAGTGATCTAAGCTACAACAGAAATGGCTCACACTCGACAAACAACAAAGCTTTATGTAGAAGTAGACATGATAATGACTACATGCTGGTCATACAAGCTAAAGTGTGCCAGAATAGATAAGAAaatgtgaaaagaaaaagcaTGGGAAACATAATTTCTATacaaattttctattatattataaatatgtctaaAAAAGAAGCCATCACATTCACTGTGGAGACTAGAAATTTTCACATTAatcagataaaaagaaaatttaagcTATCGGATTATATTGGGTCAAAATTATAGCAGAGTAGATTGATTGACGTAGTTGTATACAAAATACAACtacattaaaaaagaaaagctaaGAGTTGTATACCAAATGTCCAAATCTCATTACACTTCTAAAATATGTTGTACCCCTATAACAATCGTATAAAtggaaacagaaacaaaagtaagaattaaaaagtaaaaaataatcaatatatagAACTACTATACAGCGCTTGACACACCACAACCAAACCAAACTCCGCACCACCCATCAACAGAGCAACCACCCCACCTTGCACGttgcagttaaattttaactttttgaattACTTGCGGGGTGCCCCCGAATAAAGTGAGTTAAGTTTTGACTCCTTtcgatcaaattttaaattactgAAGCACGAATACAAGCCAGTGAAcgtgagttaatttttaactcaagaACACGTTGCAcacatattgattattttttaactgacACGCCCACAACCAAGCACACACATCACGTTGTTATACTATGcagttaaagtttaacttatcGAACAACATAACACATGCTAGGCatatgagttaatttttaactagtGGGGTTGAATGTGTGATGAAAGTTAACTTTTAACTCCTCAACCAGTAAACGCACACATTCCTTTTATGTTGtcatcagttaaattttaactccacaGTGTATCGTAGTAAACACCCCacgtatatataagttatttttttaactcaacacTCGCAtctatcaattattttttaactccactAATTTTTGTtaggggtggtggtggtgggaggggGGTGGCTGACGTGgaggttggttggttgatcgCTGTGTGACGCGCTAGGTTGTTTCGTAGCACACAACGTTTCTGTGGCGAGCTGTGTAGCGccactgtatatatatatatatatatatacaattatatttttagctccatatagaaaatataaaagttgtatatcAAATctaatttcatcttttatctaGCTCTGTGAAAAATTGAACGGGGAATCCCCTACTTCTAATCAAGTAAGAGCTTCTACTAGTcctttataaatgaaaagaaaagaaaaactactcTGTTCAGGGACATAGAGAAGTTAAAACGTGAGAGATCACTGGGAGCAACTCTCAGCTTAAACCAGCCAACAACTGAAAAGATCCACTGATATAAGACATGCGATAGAAGGGACTCCAGAATCCAGAGTATTCTAAACAATGGCTTGGTACAGAGGCTCTGAGAAAGGACACAGGCTAAATAGCAGGAGTTCCAAGAAGATTTTCCCAAATCTATATGGCTTTACTGCTAACTTCAGCACAACCAATATCACAAATGGTGACAACTGGAAGTTCATATTGCACAGGTATATCACAATAAGTGTTGGGATCGCAATGATAAGCAAGGTCACAACAAAACTAACCTTAGTACCCCAATTACATTGGTTTACTTATGTAGGATGTCCATTACATGCATGATTCCGCAACGAATTAGTGTTGGCCTTATATAATATCTCTTAATCATCCTCAGCATTCATAACCAACTAGTGAAAACCCTAGCTACCGTTGAAACAATAGTATAAGAAATCCAGTGGCGACCTGAGGCCGTCGTTATATTGGCCGAATTGGACACACAATCTTACTCCTCCTAGGGCCTAAAAGGGCTTCCGCTACTCAGATTCAGGTCGTGTAAATTTTGCGTTCAAATCGTAATCACGAAGTTAATCACAGCAATCAAGCCAAATCGTGAGCTGGAGGAAGCTGGCAAGACGGGGCAAGGGATGACCTGAATAGAGCAGATCGAACCGGAGCGGATCAGGAGAGCTTGGCAGCGGAAGGGATGAGGGGGACGCCGATGGTGGCGCCGCCCTTGGCCTTGGCCTCCTGCGCCTCGCGGATCTTCTGCATCTGGAGCATCCGCTCCATGACGAGCTCGTACTGGCACTTCTCGTAGGCGTGGCGCTCGGGCTCGCACTTCCACGGGAGGTAGTACTCGGCGACGCGGCACTTGTTGAGAGGGATGAGGAGGTGGGCGCACTGGTCGCGGTAGGACAGCGGCAGGCGCGCCTCCGCCATCTCCGCCTGGGTCGCGATCTGCGGCTTCGAGGAGCCCAGCTgcacgccggccgccgccgccgccgccgccgcctccatctggcacttcctctctctctctttcccctctccggcGAGGTTGTCGTTGGTTGGTGCGGTCTGTGGATGCGGATGGTTGGATCGGTCGCTTTGGGCTCGGATTCGGGCTCGAGCTGGACTAGTTTCT from Oryza brachyantha chromosome 3, ObraRS2, whole genome shotgun sequence carries:
- the LOC102705142 gene encoding NADH dehydrogenase [ubiquinone] 1 beta subcomplex subunit 7, producing the protein MEAAAAAAAAGVQLGSSKPQIATQAEMAEARLPLSYRDQCAHLLIPLNKCRVAEYYLPWKCEPERHAYEKCQYELVMERMLQMQKIREAQEAKAKGGATIGVPLIPSAAKLS